AATTCAAGGAAGTTTACGGTCTTTCTCCGAAAGACTTCCGCAAGATACACCGTTTGCTTTCCATGATTCGAAATCCGATTCATTATAAAAGTAGAAACGAACATTCTAAATTGACCGAACTTGCCCATCATTTTGATTACTCGGATCAATCCCATCTCATCCACGACTTCAAGAATATTTCCGGTGTCCTTCCAAAAGAATGGTTTGATTTATACGAAAAAATGTCTCATTTTTACAATTCCGATCCTTAGATTCGGATTACCCTTATCGAAAGATAAGTTTAAGGAAGATAAGAATGTTCGCTTTTCGCATCGGAAAACAATGGCTCGGTCTCTTGTCTGCTTGGACCCAGAGAAATAGATTTAGAAATTTAATTAAATCTATGTTAGATGGAGACAGGCGAAGGTTCGATGTCCTTTTGGATGTATTGAAATCGGATACGGGATTCGGACATTCCGCTCCGCTTCTTTTGGGACTTGCTGCGGTGGAGACGGAAGACCCTTATTTTTTAGAAACTCTTTTGTCTTCCGGTCTCGATCCGAACAGGCCAAATGAACAGGGAATTTTCCCTCTCCATACTGCCGTTGAGAATGGCAAAAAAGAATCGGTTCTTATACTTTTGATTCGTGGGGCCAACCCGGATGTATGTGACCCGGACCAAGTGACTCCTTTGCATATTGCCAACAGTTATGACGGATTAGGCGAGATTTCCGATTTGTTACTCGAATACGGTGCCAATCCGAATCGGAGAGATCGATTGGGGAAAAGGTATTTGATGTAAACGGTTCGGTTTTTATCTTGAAGTCTTCCTTCGTATTTTTATTCTTTTGGAAATGGTTCGTCTTTATCTTTTTTTTCTACAGGTCGTCTGTATGTTATTGGTTTTTTTCCATTGCACAGAAGAATCAAAAACTTCAGAACTTTATTTTCCACAGTCTCTTCCCGGAGAGATTTCCATTAAAACCACTTTGGGAAAAGAAGAAAATCTGAGAAAGTTACAATCCGTTTCCAAAGGAAAAGGATTGAGCTTGGAAGAATGGAAAGACTTGGAAAAAAATAAAATCGATGATTCTCAGATTAATCGTTATTATGCGAAAGAAAAAACAGGCTCTTCCGGCTTCGATGTTTCCATTGATATGATTGATAGCAAAAGAGAAGGGATCCGCCGCAGACTTGCCTGGACACGTATTTTTAAAATGGCGAATGTATCCGTTTCTTCGGATGAGTCTTCCTATTTCTCACTTTCCAAAATCAATTTGAAAAATGCAATCAGTTCGGGAAACTCCGATCATCCCAAATGGACGATTGTGGAATGGAGTGATTTCAATTGTAGCTTTTGCCGGAAGAGTCATCCTGCGTCGGCGGCGATCCGCAAAAAATACGGAAAGGATATTTTGTGGATCAAAAAGGATTACCCTTTGGAGGCCGATACGAAAGAAGGATTATTGGCATTAAGTGTTATGCGATGCGTACATTCCGAACGGCCCGCACTCTATTGGCAAAGCCTGGACTCCGTTTATGAACTGAAAAACTTTTCGGTAACTTCGATGCAAAAAAAGCTGGAAGCAAGTTCCGTTCCCGGAAATGTAATAGAATTTTGTACATCGGAAGAATCCGTCTCCCGATTTGAGGAAGTGGTAAGAAAGGACCATTCGGAAGCAGTTTCCATAGGTGTGAGCGCCATTCCAACGATCCTTGTGAACGGAAGATTTGTTGTAGGTGCACTCAGCTTTGTTTCTTTTGAAAAAATCCTGAAAGCCACTCTCCCTTCCAAATAAATTTCTTGCCAATTCCCAGGGAGAGGTATCCCCTAATGAAGCCTATATTTTTCTACGAGGTTGCAGGATTTATGCGATTCTTTAAAATCATTCCTTTCCTATTTCTATTTTTATTCACAATTGCTTGTGGTAAAAAGATTCATTTCTCGATGGTCACGGCGACTTCCATGGACAACGGACTTCCATTCCTTGTGTTAGACGGTAAAAAGTGGAATGCAGAACCGGGTGCAGAATTCGTAAAAGTTCATTTTTATGCGGATGAACCTTTTTCCTTGAGTAAAGTGAGTTTCGAGTCCTGCAATGGGAATTTCAAAGACCGTGTCGCAGCTTACGTTAACTTTGATGAGGTTTACGGAAGCACGGATGTTGAAAAATCAAACGCCGAAGTTGTTTTCGAGCCGGTCGTACAAGCCCGTTCCGTTACTTTGAATTTTCAAAGAAACCTGGATGTATGTTTGAAACAGGTCAAATTTTTCGACGAAAAGAAAAAAGCATACAGAACTTATACTCCCGAAATCATTAAAGGCGCAGCTACCGCTTCGGAAACTGCAAGCCCCGAAGCCAGTTATAATGTTCTCAATCTGTTCGATTCCAAATATGAAAATGCTTATGCTTCCGTAAAAGGCGGCAAAGGAGTGACTCTGAACTTTGATTTCGAAAAAGAACAAGAGATCACAAAATTGAAATTTTGGAACGGATATCAAAGATCCGATGTTCATTGTATTAAAAACGGACGGATCAAGGATTTCATCTTAACAGGTGACAACGGTTATTCGGCAAAACTTTCCATCGAAGATTCCATGGGAAGCCAGGAAGTCACACTTCCCAAACCGTTCGAAGGAAAGAAACTGACTCTCACGGTAGACTCGTTGTACGAAGGTTATTCGGAAAAGGGTTTCGTATTATCCGAACTTCGTTTCGGAAATGACGACGGTTGGTTTGCACTGGATACTCTTCCCAAATCGAAAGACCTTGCTGCAAAGAACTTCGACTATTTCACAAAGGCATCTTTGAGAAAAGTGCTGAACCGGGGTCTGACCGGACGTGAAGTGACCGAAGTCGTGGAAGGAGCAGTCACCGATTTGCCGGAAGGCGCATCTCCCGAAGTGCAAGTGGAAGAAAATGTAGATCCGCCTTCTTCTTCCGATTGGACCATTCGTTTGCGTTCCGATGGAACTTTTTTCCTGGAAGGGTCCACTCTGCGTACCAATTACGAAGAAGGTCAGGAAAAATCACAAAAATTTTACGGTATGGGAAATTATGAAGTGAAGTCGACGGAAGGCGGCAAGATCGACTTACGCATATTCGGTTTTCTTAGAAAACAAGCATTCACCAGTTTCCTGGATTACGGAGAAGGGGATTGTAACGGTTGCGGTAGAGATTGTAATATCGTAAAAAATCCCGATCCGAACAATACGGAAAAAATCTTCCAAGAGTTCATCACCTTGCAGGCTCGGGGAAAAAATTATTATCTGACCAATACAAAAAAACAGAACTTGGATTTTTCCACGTTGGAGTTAAGTCTGGAATAATTCATCAAATGACTCTATCTTCTTATCCGTTTCGTTTTTTACTTTTTTCGCTTTCCCTTTCTCTCTTCGCTTTTTGCGGGGAGGGAAACCAGGATTCACATAACCATAATCAGGTGGCGGCTGCTCCGAACACTCCTGTCAAGAGTAACTCGGTGGAAATTGAAATCGCTTGGCAGTACACTCAGATTCCTTTGAAAATGGAAATCCGGGAACCGTCCGGTTCCCAAAGTCTGGCGCTTTGGACCACTGGTTCCGTTGCCTTTGGAAAGCCCGCTCCTTTTTCGACACCGATCCAAGATTCCAAAATCCTGTTAAAGCCCGGCGCGAAAAAACAATTTCTCTTGGTTATGAAAAATGAAACCAAGGAACCTGTGTATTTTTTTGCAGCTCCCCACCAGGCCCATCCCGTAGAACATAGTTTTGGTTTTAAGTTCAAATGTTTATGTGTGAATCATGCTTTTACGGTTCCCCCGGGAGAGTTTTGGTACAGAGTTGTGGAGATCCGATTGAGTCCTGAATTCCTTGGGGATAAATTGTCTCTAACACATAATGTCATAGGCATTACAAAGGAACGAATGTTAGATTTTGAGAAGGGGTCCGCAAAGTCCTTTACTACGGAAATGGATTGATGAACATTTGCTGAAATGCTTCGTTTTCTCTCCATCTGCTTTTTCCTTTTAGCATATTCTGATATTGCTGCACAGACGCAGGAAGAAGTAAGGCGGTTAGAAACCGGTTGGACGTTCACGGATTTCGGAACGAATGAGACCAAGCCCGTTCAGGTAGGACAGGGATTGGTCGATCAGGGATACTCCGTTCCCATTCGGGGGGTCTACCGGTTGGAAGTGGATATTGCCAAACCTGCCGTTTATACCCAAGGGATTTTTTTAGACAGGCTTCATTCCGTCGATAGCACTTTCTGGAATGGAAAATCCATCGGTTCCACCGGGAAGTTTAGTCCGGATTATTATCCTTATTGGATCAGTTCCCGTTTTTATTCCATTCCTACGGATAGTATCTTACTCGGAAAAAATGTTTTAGAAGTTCAGATAGAATGTAGAGAAGTCGAATTTATGTGCGGGATCTTTCGCAACATTCCCCGTATGGGTTCCTATGAAAGTTTAAAGGATGAACTGATCTACGAAGATCTGAGACAGTTGGTATTCGTATCCTTGTTCTTCGGAATTTTTATACAGCAGGCAATCAGTTATATTTTGAACAGATCCTCGCATGCAGGATTGTATCTGGCGGCAACGGCGATCTTATTTGTGACTTGGAGACTTCCCATTTTACATAAGATTCATTTTCTGGATTGGAATCCCGAGCTCCTTGTTAGAACATTATTCTTTTCCCAGTGCATGTTTCCTTGCGCGATTATATTATTTGTTTACTCTCTTTTTGAAGAAAAACCTTCTCGTATCGTGCTTGGTCTTCTTTCCCTTGATGTGGTCATTGGGTTCATACAATTTTTTCCTTTAAATCCGGACTATAGATTTCAATTCGTATATCTCTGGTATGTTTTACTTGCTTTCAAGGTTCCTTTGCTCATTACACTTCTCGCCCGATTTTATAATAAAAAATCGGAAGCGATCGTAGTTTCCATCGGGGCCTTAGTTGCAACTTGTTTTGGAATTGCGGATATTGTTTCCGATTTGGCTATTGGAAAAAATCAGTATTTGAGTCAGTACGGTATTTTCGCTTTTATGTTCAGCGGAATTCTAGCGATCGGGATTCAGAATGCAAGAACAAGAAATGCATTAAAAAATCTGAACGAATCTTTGGAGATGATTGTAGGCCAAAGGACCCAAGAGCTGGAAAAACAGTACCGCATCCTCAGTGATGAGATGCATATGGCGGGAAGTCTGCAGTCCAAGCTGATACCCAGTATGCAGGGAGATGTTTGCGGGTTGAAAGTGAATTCGGTTTATATTCCCATGGAAAAAATAGGCGGGGATTATTATGATTTTTATATTCATGATAAAGATACCGTTATGTTTTTGTTATGTGATGTTTTGGGTCACGGAATACCTGCGGCACTCATCGCTTCCATGTTGAAAATCAGTTTTTTGGAATTGGGTCCCAAACATAAGGAACCTGACAGACTTTTGGAAGAATTGAATCTGAAAATGATTCCTGTTGTGGATAAAAACTACATTACGGCTCTTGCATGTAGTTTCGATTTAAAATCAATGGAAGTCAGATATTCGGTTATGGGGCATCCGAATCCTATTTTTGTAAGCGGCACGGGGCATGCCCCAGTGATCCTTGATGGAAAAGGGCCGATTCTAGGATGGCGCAAAGAAGCAAAAATTCAATCTTGGAAAATGAATTTGTACCAGGGGGACCGTTATTTTTTCTACACGGACGGAATTACGGAAGCTCAGAATTCCTATAAGGAACTTTTCGGAGAAAGCCGGTTGTTGGAACTATTGAGTGATGGAAGAGGCCTCGAGCCGAAACAGTTAAATAAAAAAATCCTGGATTCGGTAAGAACATACTCCCCCAAATTATCGGATGATCTTACTTTTTTTACAGTGGAGATGCCTTGATCAAAGCTTTCATACCGGACTGGATTCGTCGTCTGATTTATACCGGGGTCACGGAAGATCTGGATTTTGAAACCATCCTCAGGCTTCAAATCACTAATTTCGCTGCAGCATTCGGAGTAGCATCTAATATAAGTTATTCGATCGTGTTTGTTCTGTGGGGATTTCCGGGCGGTTTTTTACCTCCTCTTCTCAACCTTTGTTTCATTGTTTTCATCGGATTCCCAATCTATCTCAATCATATTCGTAAATACAATTCCGCAAAGTTTTTGCTTATGCTTGCATTGTCTTTGGATTCGTTTACAACTACAGCTTTGTTCTCCGGAAATTTGCTGGGCGGACATTATTTTTTTCTGATCTTTGCTTTGCTTCCTTTTGTAATTTATCCTTATAATGCGAAGTTCATTAGTATTTTGTTTTTTATTCTCAATTTATTTTTCTTTTTTTATATCGAATACCTTTCCGAACCTCCTTTTCTCGCTTTGGATAGTCCTTTTTATTCCGTAGGGCTTCAGAATTTTTACAGAATCCTGTCGATCTCGGTATGTTATATAGGTATAGCCACTGTTATGCTGTATTTTTTGAGAAATACTTTTCGTAACCATTCCGAATTACAAAGAACGAATGCCTATAAGGACAAAATATTCTCCATTCTTGCACATGATTTAAAAGGTCCGATGGGAAGTATGGGGACTTTTTTGGGTATTCTTATGGAGTCCGTGGAAAGGATATCTCCCGATGAAATGCGAAAAGGTTTGAAAGAGCTTCGTAAAAATTCGTTTCAAAGTTATGTGATCCTGGAAAATCTTTTGGATTGGGTAAAAAATGATTCTCATCGGATTCATTTTTTACCGGATTATATTTCAATCTCCGCGATTGTAACCGGAACGATCGAGTTATTGCAAATTCAATGTGCGGAAAAAAACATCCAATGGGAATTGAATTTGCCACTCTCTCATTTGCCTTATGCGGATGAAAGAATGACGGCAACTATCATGCGTAATATTATATCCAATGCGGTCAAATTTTCCAATCATTCCGGGCATGTAATCATTTCCAGTCTGGAAAATGAAACTGAATTTGAAATCTCAGTAGAAGATTTCGGTGTGGGAATTCCTTCCGGAAAACTGGAAAAGATTCAAAACGGATTGTTACCCGGTTCTACTTTCGGAACGGCTGGAGAGAAAGGGACCGGGATCGGGCTACTTTTGGCGATTGATTTGATTGCGCAACAGAATGGCCGCTACATACTTTATAGTGAGGGAAAAGGAAGTAAATTTACTTTTTTTCTGCCTAAATCCCCGTAATTTCAACTTTCATTCTAAAATGATCGGAGGCAATTTGTGTTTATGCCTTTTCTATCAAGTTATTTCACTTGGCTAAAAAAAAACGCCCCTGAGGGACAAGTAGAAGTTTATCCGATTGTTTCGAGTGATTTTTCCACGAATGTCCCGGGTGTCTTCGTTATTGGGGACCTAACTGGTGTTCCGTTGTTAAAATTCGCTTCCCATAGCGGGGCGAAGATTTGGGATTCGATCTCTGAGACGAAAAATGAGCTATTGGACGCAGTAATCATCGGTGCAGGACCGAGCGGTGTTTCCGCGGCTTTGGAAGCGGGAAAATTAGGAAAAAAAATCGTTCTATTGGAAGCCGGAAAAGCCTTCCAAACGGTTCATAGTTACCCCAAAGGCAAACCGATTTTTGCCGAACCAAAAGATTTCAAAGTCGAATCTTCTCTTCCCATCTTCGACGGAACCAAAGAATCTCTTCTCGATCATTTAAATTCTGTTTTGCGATCAAATGATATTCCTTTGTTGGAAGGTGAGAGGGTAAATTCCGTTGTAAGAAAACCCGTCGGATTTACGGTCGGGACCGAGTCCGGCAAAGAGTTTCATTCCAACAAAGTCATCATTGCAATGGGGAAATCCGGCGATCCGAGAAGGCTCGGGATCCAAGGAGAAGATCTCCCACATGTTTCTTATCGTTTGATCGATCCGAAAGATTATTCTCATAAAAAAGTAGTGATAGTGGGAGGAGGTGATTCCGCAGTCGAAGCTGCCATTTCCGTTTCGGAGTTTGCAGAATCAGTAACACTTGTTATCAGAGGAAAGGAATTGACCCGCCCCAAACAGGAAAATATAAGGAAGTTGGAATCTCTTTCCGGGAAAGGCAAGATTCAAGTTCTAAAGGAATCCAACCTACGCGAAATCGGGGAATCCAATGTGATTTGTTCCACTTCCATAGGTGCGAAAAAAATTCCTGCGGATGATGTTTTGCTTTTACTCGGAACGACTCCTCCCATTCCGTTTCTAAAGAAACTGGGCATCCAAATTCAAAGTTCAAAATCGGTTCGTGATTGGATCGGACTGATATCAGTATTCTTTTTCGCGATGACGGCTTACTTTGGTAAGGCGTCATTCTACGGGTCAGGTTGGTTTTCTCCTTTGGCGAGTGTAAGCGCGGGAATATTTTTGTTATCTTTGGTTTCTTGGGTTTTTCTTTGGACAAAGTCGAATGGAATCCGTTTTCCCAAGGGATGGCGGTTATTTCGAAATTTTTATCTGGTTTTTGCCAGTTTTTATTTTCTATTCGTTTATTTTTCGGCAACATACGGCGGTTATTTGCTATTTGAAAAATATCCGGGCTTTCATTATACTTTTCTCTATTCCCTGACTATTTTGGTATTCGGGCTTAGGCGCATTTCCGTTAAACCGACTCAATACATTAAATTGCAAACTTTCAGTTTGATTTTTGTTCAATGGTTTTTCCTATTTTTGCTTCCTGAAATCATTTTACCTTTTTTGGGAAAAGCAGGCTATTTGGGGCCTGCGGACGGGTTTCTTTTGACTCAAGTATTTCCAGGAGAAGCATACTGGAAGGCTTACGGATTTATACTTGCATGGCCTCTCAGTATGGGAGTGTTATACGATGGCGGGATAACGAATTTTTGGCTTATTTACGGTTTGGTATTCAGTTTCGGAGTGATCCCGTTTTTGGTATATCATTACGGTAAAGGTGCCTATTGCGGTTGGATTTGTTCCTGCGGCGGGCTTGCCGAAACTTTGGGTGATGAACAAAGGGAAAAAATGCCTCATGGAAAATGGGCTTACCGGCTGGAACATTCGGGACAATGGATTTTACTCGTAGCTTTCACTATCACTGTGTTGAAGTTAGTTGGCGTGTATGGAAAACCTTTCGTTCCGGATCTAATAGGTGCCGAGTATGCTGCAGATTCCGTCAAATGGATCTACGATTTGGTGGTGGATATCGGACTTGCCGGAGTTGTAGGAGTCGGTTTTTATTTTTTCTTTTCAGGAAGGGTTTGGTGTAGAATGTTTTGTCCTCTTGCCGGACTGATGCATATTTATGCAAAGTTTAGCAAGTTTAGGATTTTTTCGGAAAAGAAAAAATGCATTTCCTGCAATATATGTACGAAGGTATGTCACCAGGGGATTGATGTGATGAGTTATGCAAACGTCGGCCGACCTATGGATAGCGTACAATGTGTCCGATGTTCCGCTTGTGTTTCCAGTTGCCCGACCCAAGTATTAAGTTTCGGAAAACAGAATATCTTTGGTCTCAGCTTCGATAAAGTCAAAGCTATCTTATAGTTTGATTTTCAATTTTCCATTTTGTTTTTGCCAATATGTTTGAAATAAGGGGGAGGTCCATTTGGATTTCCCTATTTTTTTTTGTTTCAACTCCTCTTCGCATCTTTGAATGAGTTGGGTATGGTCTTTTAATGCTTTGATCTGCATTTCGTTCTTTTTGGATTCCGTTAAACTTTCGTTTGTATAAGAAACCAATTGCGATTCCATTGGCCTAGTCTCCGGAACAACAATGGCTCTTACCGTTTGATAGTCAAAATTGGCTCTCCTTGCTATTTGTTCGTGTTTGATCCATAACGAAGTATCATCCAAAATCTTAGGATTCAAAGGAGAGTGGTCTATGAATGTACTAGTTCCGAAGAAAA
The nucleotide sequence above comes from Leptospira kobayashii. Encoded proteins:
- a CDS encoding sensor histidine kinase gives rise to the protein MIKAFIPDWIRRLIYTGVTEDLDFETILRLQITNFAAAFGVASNISYSIVFVLWGFPGGFLPPLLNLCFIVFIGFPIYLNHIRKYNSAKFLLMLALSLDSFTTTALFSGNLLGGHYFFLIFALLPFVIYPYNAKFISILFFILNLFFFFYIEYLSEPPFLALDSPFYSVGLQNFYRILSISVCYIGIATVMLYFLRNTFRNHSELQRTNAYKDKIFSILAHDLKGPMGSMGTFLGILMESVERISPDEMRKGLKELRKNSFQSYVILENLLDWVKNDSHRIHFLPDYISISAIVTGTIELLQIQCAEKNIQWELNLPLSHLPYADERMTATIMRNIISNAVKFSNHSGHVIISSLENETEFEISVEDFGVGIPSGKLEKIQNGLLPGSTFGTAGEKGTGIGLLLAIDLIAQQNGRYILYSEGKGSKFTFFLPKSP
- the lsa20 gene encoding LIC11469 family lipoprotein adhesin Lsa20, with product MTLSSYPFRFLLFSLSLSLFAFCGEGNQDSHNHNQVAAAPNTPVKSNSVEIEIAWQYTQIPLKMEIREPSGSQSLALWTTGSVAFGKPAPFSTPIQDSKILLKPGAKKQFLLVMKNETKEPVYFFAAPHQAHPVEHSFGFKFKCLCVNHAFTVPPGEFWYRVVEIRLSPEFLGDKLSLTHNVIGITKERMLDFEKGSAKSFTTEMD
- a CDS encoding PP2C family protein-serine/threonine phosphatase; the encoded protein is MLRFLSICFFLLAYSDIAAQTQEEVRRLETGWTFTDFGTNETKPVQVGQGLVDQGYSVPIRGVYRLEVDIAKPAVYTQGIFLDRLHSVDSTFWNGKSIGSTGKFSPDYYPYWISSRFYSIPTDSILLGKNVLEVQIECREVEFMCGIFRNIPRMGSYESLKDELIYEDLRQLVFVSLFFGIFIQQAISYILNRSSHAGLYLAATAILFVTWRLPILHKIHFLDWNPELLVRTLFFSQCMFPCAIILFVYSLFEEKPSRIVLGLLSLDVVIGFIQFFPLNPDYRFQFVYLWYVLLAFKVPLLITLLARFYNKKSEAIVVSIGALVATCFGIADIVSDLAIGKNQYLSQYGIFAFMFSGILAIGIQNARTRNALKNLNESLEMIVGQRTQELEKQYRILSDEMHMAGSLQSKLIPSMQGDVCGLKVNSVYIPMEKIGGDYYDFYIHDKDTVMFLLCDVLGHGIPAALIASMLKISFLELGPKHKEPDRLLEELNLKMIPVVDKNYITALACSFDLKSMEVRYSVMGHPNPIFVSGTGHAPVILDGKGPILGWRKEAKIQSWKMNLYQGDRYFFYTDGITEAQNSYKELFGESRLLELLSDGRGLEPKQLNKKILDSVRTYSPKLSDDLTFFTVEMP
- a CDS encoding NAD(P)-binding domain-containing protein, with protein sequence MPFLSSYFTWLKKNAPEGQVEVYPIVSSDFSTNVPGVFVIGDLTGVPLLKFASHSGAKIWDSISETKNELLDAVIIGAGPSGVSAALEAGKLGKKIVLLEAGKAFQTVHSYPKGKPIFAEPKDFKVESSLPIFDGTKESLLDHLNSVLRSNDIPLLEGERVNSVVRKPVGFTVGTESGKEFHSNKVIIAMGKSGDPRRLGIQGEDLPHVSYRLIDPKDYSHKKVVIVGGGDSAVEAAISVSEFAESVTLVIRGKELTRPKQENIRKLESLSGKGKIQVLKESNLREIGESNVICSTSIGAKKIPADDVLLLLGTTPPIPFLKKLGIQIQSSKSVRDWIGLISVFFFAMTAYFGKASFYGSGWFSPLASVSAGIFLLSLVSWVFLWTKSNGIRFPKGWRLFRNFYLVFASFYFLFVYFSATYGGYLLFEKYPGFHYTFLYSLTILVFGLRRISVKPTQYIKLQTFSLIFVQWFFLFLLPEIILPFLGKAGYLGPADGFLLTQVFPGEAYWKAYGFILAWPLSMGVLYDGGITNFWLIYGLVFSFGVIPFLVYHYGKGAYCGWICSCGGLAETLGDEQREKMPHGKWAYRLEHSGQWILLVAFTITVLKLVGVYGKPFVPDLIGAEYAADSVKWIYDLVVDIGLAGVVGVGFYFFFSGRVWCRMFCPLAGLMHIYAKFSKFRIFSEKKKCISCNICTKVCHQGIDVMSYANVGRPMDSVQCVRCSACVSSCPTQVLSFGKQNIFGLSFDKVKAIL
- a CDS encoding ankyrin repeat domain-containing protein → MFAFRIGKQWLGLLSAWTQRNRFRNLIKSMLDGDRRRFDVLLDVLKSDTGFGHSAPLLLGLAAVETEDPYFLETLLSSGLDPNRPNEQGIFPLHTAVENGKKESVLILLIRGANPDVCDPDQVTPLHIANSYDGLGEISDLLLEYGANPNRRDRLGKRYLM
- a CDS encoding discoidin domain-containing protein yields the protein MKPIFFYEVAGFMRFFKIIPFLFLFLFTIACGKKIHFSMVTATSMDNGLPFLVLDGKKWNAEPGAEFVKVHFYADEPFSLSKVSFESCNGNFKDRVAAYVNFDEVYGSTDVEKSNAEVVFEPVVQARSVTLNFQRNLDVCLKQVKFFDEKKKAYRTYTPEIIKGAATASETASPEASYNVLNLFDSKYENAYASVKGGKGVTLNFDFEKEQEITKLKFWNGYQRSDVHCIKNGRIKDFILTGDNGYSAKLSIEDSMGSQEVTLPKPFEGKKLTLTVDSLYEGYSEKGFVLSELRFGNDDGWFALDTLPKSKDLAAKNFDYFTKASLRKVLNRGLTGREVTEVVEGAVTDLPEGASPEVQVEENVDPPSSSDWTIRLRSDGTFFLEGSTLRTNYEEGQEKSQKFYGMGNYEVKSTEGGKIDLRIFGFLRKQAFTSFLDYGEGDCNGCGRDCNIVKNPDPNNTEKIFQEFITLQARGKNYYLTNTKKQNLDFSTLELSLE
- a CDS encoding DsbA family protein produces the protein MLLVFFHCTEESKTSELYFPQSLPGEISIKTTLGKEENLRKLQSVSKGKGLSLEEWKDLEKNKIDDSQINRYYAKEKTGSSGFDVSIDMIDSKREGIRRRLAWTRIFKMANVSVSSDESSYFSLSKINLKNAISSGNSDHPKWTIVEWSDFNCSFCRKSHPASAAIRKKYGKDILWIKKDYPLEADTKEGLLALSVMRCVHSERPALYWQSLDSVYELKNFSVTSMQKKLEASSVPGNVIEFCTSEESVSRFEEVVRKDHSEAVSIGVSAIPTILVNGRFVVGALSFVSFEKILKATLPSK